One window of the Solanum stenotomum isolate F172 chromosome 11, ASM1918654v1, whole genome shotgun sequence genome contains the following:
- the LOC125845181 gene encoding beta-glucosidase 42: protein MEANSRRLMGLEKKKNVEEEWNNIYNSKHHLSRADFPSHFVFGVATSAYQVEGGSKEGGKGPSIWDSFSHTQGKICDGRTGDVTVDQYHRYKEDIDLISKLGFKAYRFSISWSRIFPDGLGTKINHEGIKYYNDIIDALLERGIEPCITLYHWDLPLNLEESCGGWLDEQTVKYFAIYAETCFGSFGNKVKRWITINEPLQTAVNGYCTGIHAPGRSESSSTEPFLVAHNQLLAHAEAVSIYRNKFKDEQGGEIGLVVDCEWPEPLSDNLEDKAAATRRLDFQLGWYLDPIFFGDYPESMRERLGDRLPKFSQQDRELLKHSLDFIGLNHYTSRFVGHAANSVEGNDFYKIQDVEIIAEWEGGEVIGEKAASSWLYVVPWGIRKVLNYIAETYDNPPVYITENGMDDEDDDISPLHEMLDDKLRVTYFKAYLAAIHQAILDGANVRGYFAWSLLDNFEWNLGYTKRFGLTYVDFKNGLTRHLKSSAYWFMRFLKGGQVKHGKED, encoded by the exons ATGGAAGCTAATTCAAGAAGATTAATGGGtttagagaagaagaaaaatgtagaagaagaaTGGAACAATATTTACAACTCTAAACACCATCTATCTCGTGCTGATTTTCCTTCCCACTTCGTATTTGGTGTCGCCACTTCTGCTTATCAG GTTGAAGGTGGAAGCAAAGAGGGAGGAAAGGGTCCTAGCATATGGGATTCCTTTTCACATACTCAAG GCAAAATATGTGATGGACGCACTGGGGATGTGACTGTAGATCAGTACCATCGCTACAAG GAAGATATTGATCTCATATCCAAGCTGGGATTTAAGGCTTATCGTTTTTCAATATCGTGGAGTCGCATCTTTCCTG ATGGTTTGGGTACCAAAATCAACCATGAAGGCATAAAGTACTACAATGATATTATTGATGCACTACTTGAGAGGG GCATTGAGCCTTGTATAACATTGTATCATTGGGATCTCCCTTTGAATCTTGAGGAATCTTGTGGAGGCTGGTTAGATGAACAAACTGT aaaatattttgccATCTATGCAGAGACTTGCTTTGGTAGCTTTGGCAATAAAGTGAAGAGGTGGATTACAATTAATGAACCTCTTCAGACTGCTGTAAATGGATATTGTACCGGTATACATGCCCCTGGAAGAAGTGAAAGTTCTTCTACTGAACCATTCTTGGTAGCACACAATCAGTTGTTGGCACATGCCGAAGCTGTTTCCATTTATAGGAATAAATTTAAG GATGAGCAAGGAGGGGAAATAGGCCTGGTGGTGGATTGTGAATGGCCTGAGCCTTTATCGGATAATTTAGAGGACAAAGCTGCTGCAACAAGGCGCCTTGATTTTCAGCTTGGATG GTACCTGGATCCAATATTTTTTGGAGATTATCCTGAAAGCATGCGTGAAAGACTTGGAGATAGGCTTCCAAAATTTTCACAGCAAGACAGGGAGTTGCTAAAACATTCGTTGGACTTCATTGGTCTGAATCACTATACTTCAAGATTTGTTGGTCATGCAGCAAATAGTGTTGAAGGGAATGACTTCTATAAGATACAGGATGTAGAGATAATTG CTGAATGGGAAGGAGGAGAGGTGATCGGTGAGAAA GCGGCATCATCATGGCTTTATGTAGTTCCTTGGGGAATTCGGAAAGTTCTAAATTACATTGCAGAGACATATGACAATCCACCAGTGTATATCACTGAGAATG gtatggatgatgaagatgatgacATATCTCCTCTCCATGAGATGTTGGATGATAAATTAAGAGTTACTTACTTCAAGGCGTACCTTGCTGCTATTCATCAGGCAATCTT GGATGGTGCTAATGTAAGGGGTTATTTTGCGTGGTCATTGCTGGATAACTTTGAATGGAATCTTGGTTATACAAAACGCTTCGGTCTGACATATGTGGACTTCAAGAATGGGCTAACCCGACATCTGAAATCTTCTGCTTACTGGTTCATGAGATTCTTAAAAGGTGGACAAGTAAAACATGGGAAAGAAGATTAA
- the LOC125845609 gene encoding U11/U12 small nuclear ribonucleoprotein 25 kDa protein isoform X1, giving the protein MGHHETNSSSSRDRSPSKQRHRHRSKERVLDRELSSEKRERRSGRDVIEHRSPRPRRDYSYSASDHQRMAHHRPSSNFSVDTERQNEVFDPTDSENRKDRDVSMAKMKADEKDLEAKEEQMALLEMSGDLPTESKQLTAEGRKEETNISLEYSSDMKKARLHSTLVALLNDPVLADIPKTPTLTDVDTLISLELGSAMRISVLKLDGSSFDVTVMNSTTVKDLKQAVRKRIDDTEQSKMGHRHISWRHVWSNFCLLFHNEKLLDDTAKLQDYGIRNNAQVQFIPYVISRAFKRHSKRRKHRFFHGLSKKGRTTD; this is encoded by the exons ATGGGGCATCATGAGACGAATTCTTCCAGTAGTAGGGACAGGTCTCCCTCTAAACAGAGGCACAGGCATCGGTCTAAGGAGAGGGTTTTGGATAGAGAATTGTCATCTGAAAAAAGAGAACGAAGGTCAGGAAGAGATGTAATTGAGCATAGGTCTCCTAGGCCAAGACGTGATTACTCTTATTCGGCTTCAGATCATCAAAGAATGGCTCATCACAGACCCAGTTCAAATTTTAGTGTTGACACAGAAAGACAAAATGAG GTGTTCGACCCAACAGATTCTGAAAACCG GAAGGACAGAGATGTTAGCATGGCTAAAATGAAGGCAGATGAAAAGGACCTGGAAGCTAAAGAGGAG CAAATGGCATTGTTAGAGATGTCCGGAGATCTTCCTACAGAATCTAAACAACTCACAG CAGAGGGAAGAAAGGAGGAAACCAACATTTCACTGGAATATAGTAGCGACATGAAGAAGGCAAGACTTCATTCAACACTGGTTGCTCTCCTCAACGATCCTGTGCTTGCTGATATACCAAAAACCCCAACTCTGACGGATGTGGACACCCTTATCAGCTTGGAACTTGGGAGTGCCATGCGTATCTCTGTCCTCAAATTGGATGGCAGCTCCTTTG ATGTGACAGTGATGAATTCCACAACAGTTAAAGACTTGAAACAAGCTGTTCGGAAAAGGATTGATGACACCGAGCAATCTAAGATGGGTCATCGGCACATCTCTTG GAGGCATGTCTGGTCAAATTTTTGCCTTTTATTCCACAATGAGAAGTTACTAGATGATACTGCTAAACTTCAGGACTACGGCATTAGGAACAATGCTCAG GTGCAATTCATTCCCTATGTCATCTCGAGGGCCTTTAAGAGGCATTCAAAGAGGAGAAAACATAGATTCTTTCATGGACTAAGCAAAAAGGGTCGTACAACAGACTGA
- the LOC125845609 gene encoding U11/U12 small nuclear ribonucleoprotein 25 kDa protein isoform X2 — MGHHETNSSSSRDRSPSKQRHRHRSKERVLDRELSSEKRERRSGRDVIEHRSPRPRRDYSYSASDHQRMAHHRPSSNFSVDTERQNEVFDPTDSENRKDRDVSMAKMKADEKDLEAKEEQMALLEMSGDLPTESKQLTEGRKEETNISLEYSSDMKKARLHSTLVALLNDPVLADIPKTPTLTDVDTLISLELGSAMRISVLKLDGSSFDVTVMNSTTVKDLKQAVRKRIDDTEQSKMGHRHISWRHVWSNFCLLFHNEKLLDDTAKLQDYGIRNNAQVQFIPYVISRAFKRHSKRRKHRFFHGLSKKGRTTD; from the exons ATGGGGCATCATGAGACGAATTCTTCCAGTAGTAGGGACAGGTCTCCCTCTAAACAGAGGCACAGGCATCGGTCTAAGGAGAGGGTTTTGGATAGAGAATTGTCATCTGAAAAAAGAGAACGAAGGTCAGGAAGAGATGTAATTGAGCATAGGTCTCCTAGGCCAAGACGTGATTACTCTTATTCGGCTTCAGATCATCAAAGAATGGCTCATCACAGACCCAGTTCAAATTTTAGTGTTGACACAGAAAGACAAAATGAG GTGTTCGACCCAACAGATTCTGAAAACCG GAAGGACAGAGATGTTAGCATGGCTAAAATGAAGGCAGATGAAAAGGACCTGGAAGCTAAAGAGGAG CAAATGGCATTGTTAGAGATGTCCGGAGATCTTCCTACAGAATCTAAACAACTCACAG AGGGAAGAAAGGAGGAAACCAACATTTCACTGGAATATAGTAGCGACATGAAGAAGGCAAGACTTCATTCAACACTGGTTGCTCTCCTCAACGATCCTGTGCTTGCTGATATACCAAAAACCCCAACTCTGACGGATGTGGACACCCTTATCAGCTTGGAACTTGGGAGTGCCATGCGTATCTCTGTCCTCAAATTGGATGGCAGCTCCTTTG ATGTGACAGTGATGAATTCCACAACAGTTAAAGACTTGAAACAAGCTGTTCGGAAAAGGATTGATGACACCGAGCAATCTAAGATGGGTCATCGGCACATCTCTTG GAGGCATGTCTGGTCAAATTTTTGCCTTTTATTCCACAATGAGAAGTTACTAGATGATACTGCTAAACTTCAGGACTACGGCATTAGGAACAATGCTCAG GTGCAATTCATTCCCTATGTCATCTCGAGGGCCTTTAAGAGGCATTCAAAGAGGAGAAAACATAGATTCTTTCATGGACTAAGCAAAAAGGGTCGTACAACAGACTGA